The proteins below come from a single Pseudomonas chlororaphis genomic window:
- a CDS encoding ATPase produces the protein MKTPVWFPQSFFSRTLWLVLIVVLFSKALTLVYLLMNEDVLVDRQYSHGVALTLRAYWAADETNRTKIAEAATLIRVVGAGVPEGEQHWPYSEIYQRQMQAELGADTEVRLRMHSPPALWVRAPSLGDGWLKVPLYPHPLRGQKIWNVLGWFLAIGLLSTASAWIFVSQLNQPLKRLVYAARQLGQGRSVRLPISDTPSEMTEVYRAFNQMAEDVEQAGRERELMLAGVSHDLRTPLTRLRLSLELMGEHTDLTDEMVRDIEDMDAILDQFLAFIRDGRDESVEEVDLTELVREVAAPYNQADEKVHLRLEPIQPFPLRRVSMKRLLNNLIGNALNHAGTGVEVAAYVSGDTNAPYVVLSVMDRGAGIDPSELEAIFNPFTRGDRARGGKGTGLGLAIVKRIASMHGGNVELRNRAGGGLEARVRLPLGLMLPRDAV, from the coding sequence ATGAAAACCCCCGTTTGGTTCCCCCAGAGTTTCTTTTCCCGCACCCTCTGGCTGGTGCTCATCGTCGTGCTCTTCTCCAAGGCGCTGACGCTGGTGTACCTGTTGATGAACGAAGACGTTCTGGTGGACCGGCAGTACAGTCACGGCGTGGCCTTGACCCTGCGGGCCTATTGGGCGGCGGACGAGACCAATCGAACCAAGATCGCTGAAGCGGCGACGCTGATCCGTGTCGTCGGTGCCGGTGTGCCGGAGGGCGAACAGCATTGGCCCTACAGCGAGATCTACCAGCGCCAGATGCAGGCTGAGCTGGGCGCCGATACCGAGGTCCGCTTGCGCATGCACTCGCCTCCGGCGCTGTGGGTGCGCGCTCCGAGCCTGGGGGATGGCTGGCTGAAAGTGCCGCTGTACCCGCATCCGCTACGCGGCCAGAAGATCTGGAACGTTCTTGGCTGGTTCCTGGCCATCGGCCTGCTGTCGACGGCCTCGGCCTGGATTTTCGTCAGCCAGCTCAACCAGCCGTTGAAGCGCCTGGTCTACGCGGCGCGCCAACTGGGCCAGGGTCGCAGCGTACGACTGCCCATCAGCGACACGCCCAGCGAAATGACCGAGGTCTACCGGGCGTTCAACCAGATGGCCGAGGATGTCGAGCAGGCCGGGCGCGAGCGCGAACTGATGCTCGCCGGCGTCTCCCACGACCTGCGCACGCCGTTGACCCGGCTGCGGCTGTCCCTGGAGCTGATGGGCGAGCACACCGACCTGACCGATGAAATGGTCCGCGACATCGAGGACATGGACGCGATTCTCGACCAGTTCCTGGCGTTCATTCGCGACGGTCGGGACGAGTCGGTGGAAGAGGTGGACCTGACCGAGCTGGTGCGCGAAGTCGCCGCTCCCTATAACCAGGCCGATGAGAAGGTGCATCTGCGCCTGGAGCCGATCCAGCCGTTCCCGCTGCGCCGGGTATCGATGAAGCGGCTGCTGAACAACCTGATCGGCAATGCCCTGAACCATGCCGGCACCGGCGTCGAAGTGGCGGCGTATGTCTCTGGCGACACCAATGCGCCTTACGTGGTGCTGAGCGTCATGGACCGTGGCGCCGGCATCGATCCGTCGGAGTTGGAAGCCATTTTCAACCCCTTCACCCGTGGTGACCGCGCCCGCGGTGGCAAGGGCACGGGCCTGGGCCTGGCCATCGTCAAGCGTATCGCCTCGATGCATGGCGGCAACGTCGAGCTGCGCAATCGCGCCGGCGGTGGGTTGGAAGCACGGGTGCGCTTGCCGTTGGGCTTGATGCTGCCTCGGGATGCGGTATAG
- a CDS encoding chemotaxis protein CheY — MSSTAQTAEGEKILIVDDDPGLSSLLERFFVSKGYRARTVPNTEQMDRLLAREVFNLVVLDLMLPGEDGLTACRRLRSANNQIPIIMLTAKGDELSRIKGLELGADDYLAKPFNPDELMARVKAVLRRQSAPVPGAPGSEDESVTFGDYELSLATRELKRGEEVHMLTTGEFAVLKALVMNARQPLTRDKLMNLARGREWDALERSIDVQISRLRRMIEPDPSKPRYIQTVWGVGYVFVPDGAASK; from the coding sequence ATGAGCAGCACCGCACAAACTGCTGAAGGCGAAAAAATTCTGATTGTTGACGACGATCCCGGGCTGAGCAGCCTGCTGGAGCGCTTTTTCGTCAGCAAGGGCTACCGCGCCCGCACCGTACCCAACACCGAGCAGATGGACCGCCTGCTGGCCCGCGAAGTGTTCAACCTGGTGGTGCTGGACCTGATGCTGCCCGGCGAGGATGGCCTGACCGCTTGCCGCCGTCTGCGCAGCGCCAACAACCAGATCCCGATCATCATGCTCACCGCCAAGGGCGACGAGCTGAGCCGCATCAAGGGGCTCGAACTGGGTGCCGACGACTACCTGGCCAAGCCGTTCAACCCGGACGAGCTGATGGCCCGCGTCAAGGCCGTGCTGCGCCGCCAATCGGCGCCAGTGCCAGGCGCGCCGGGCAGCGAAGACGAGAGCGTGACCTTCGGGGACTACGAGCTGTCCCTGGCCACGCGCGAGCTCAAGCGCGGCGAAGAAGTCCACATGCTCACCACCGGCGAGTTCGCCGTGCTCAAGGCGCTGGTGATGAATGCCCGCCAACCGCTGACCCGCGACAAGCTGATGAACCTGGCCCGTGGCCGTGAATGGGACGCGCTGGAGCGTTCCATCGACGTGCAGATTTCCCGTCTGCGCCGGATGATCGAGCCCGACCCTTCCAAGCCGCGTTACATCCAGACCGTCTGGGGTGTGGGTTATGTCTTCGTGCCGGATGGTGCCGCCAGCAAGTGA
- a CDS encoding transcription accessory protein, whose amino-acid sequence MDSINSRIAEELGVRPQQVEAAVALLDEGSTVPFIARYRKEVTGSLDDTQLRHLEERLRYLRELDERRVSILASIQEQGKLTPQLERDIKLADTKTRLEDLYLPYKQKRRTKGQIALEAGLGELADGLFNDPTLAPETEAARFVNAEKGVADVKAALEGAKYILMERFAEDANLLEKLRNFLKQEAILSARVIAGKEEEGAKFRDYFEHDEPLKSVPSHRALAIFRGRNEGILSSALKVSDELPGTMHPCEGMIGQQFGIQNQNRAADKWLAEVVRWTWKVKLYTHLETDLLGELRDNAETEAINVFAHNLHDLLLAAPAGPRATLGLDPGLRTGCKVAVVDSTGKLLDHTTVYPHVPHNKWDQTLAVLAALCAKHSVDLIAIGNGTASRETDKLAAELIKKYPAMKMTKVMVSEAGASVYSASELASKEFPDLDVSIRGAVSIARRLQDPLAELVKIDPKSIGVGQYQHDVSQLKLARGLDAVVEDCVNAVGVDVNTASVALLARISGLNATLAQNIVTHRDEHGAFKTRAALKKVPRLGEKTFEQAAGFLRVMNGDNPLDSSAVHPEAYPLVQRIAAQTDRDIRSLIGDAAFLKRLDPKKFTDETFGLPTVTDILQELEKPGRDPRPEFKTAEFQEGVEDLKDLQPGMILEGVVTNVTNFGAFVDIGVHQDGLVHISALSEKFIKDPREAVKAGDVVKVKVMEVDIPRKRVGLSMRMSDTPGEKIDGARGARPGSAPRQSQNTAPRKETATAAPANNAMASLFANAKQLKKR is encoded by the coding sequence ATGGACAGCATCAACAGCCGCATCGCCGAGGAACTCGGCGTCCGCCCGCAACAGGTCGAAGCGGCCGTCGCGCTACTCGATGAGGGCTCCACGGTGCCTTTCATCGCCCGTTACCGAAAAGAAGTCACCGGCAGCCTCGATGACACCCAGTTACGTCATCTGGAAGAGCGCCTGCGCTACCTGCGCGAACTCGACGAGCGGCGCGTCAGCATCCTGGCCAGCATCCAGGAACAAGGCAAGCTGACCCCGCAGCTCGAACGCGACATCAAGCTGGCCGACACCAAGACCCGCCTCGAAGACTTGTACCTGCCCTACAAGCAGAAGCGCCGCACCAAGGGCCAGATCGCCCTGGAAGCCGGCCTCGGCGAGCTGGCCGATGGCCTGTTCAACGACCCGACCCTGGCGCCGGAAACCGAAGCGGCGCGTTTCGTCAACGCCGAAAAAGGCGTGGCCGACGTCAAGGCCGCGCTGGAAGGCGCGAAGTACATCCTCATGGAGCGCTTCGCCGAAGACGCCAACCTGCTGGAAAAACTGCGCAACTTCCTCAAGCAGGAAGCCATCCTCAGCGCCCGCGTGATCGCCGGCAAGGAAGAGGAAGGCGCGAAGTTCCGCGATTACTTCGAACACGACGAGCCTCTCAAGAGCGTGCCTTCGCACCGTGCCCTGGCGATTTTCCGAGGCCGCAACGAAGGTATCCTCAGCTCCGCGCTGAAAGTCAGCGATGAGCTGCCCGGCACCATGCACCCGTGCGAAGGCATGATCGGCCAGCAGTTCGGCATCCAGAACCAGAACCGCGCCGCCGACAAATGGCTGGCCGAAGTGGTGCGCTGGACCTGGAAGGTCAAGCTCTACACCCACCTGGAAACCGACCTGCTGGGTGAACTGCGCGACAACGCCGAAACCGAGGCGATCAACGTATTCGCCCACAACCTGCACGACCTGCTGCTGGCCGCCCCGGCCGGCCCGCGCGCCACCCTGGGCCTGGACCCGGGCCTGCGCACCGGTTGCAAGGTGGCCGTGGTGGACTCCACCGGCAAGCTGCTGGACCACACCACCGTCTACCCCCACGTGCCACACAACAAGTGGGACCAGACCCTGGCCGTGCTGGCCGCGCTGTGTGCCAAGCATTCGGTGGACTTGATCGCCATCGGCAACGGCACCGCCAGCCGCGAGACCGACAAGCTGGCCGCCGAACTGATCAAGAAGTACCCGGCGATGAAAATGACCAAGGTCATGGTCTCCGAGGCTGGCGCATCGGTTTACTCGGCATCGGAGCTGGCCTCCAAGGAATTCCCCGACCTGGACGTGTCGATCCGTGGCGCGGTGTCCATTGCCCGGCGCCTGCAGGACCCGCTGGCGGAACTGGTGAAGATCGATCCGAAATCCATCGGTGTCGGCCAGTACCAGCACGACGTGTCCCAGCTGAAACTGGCCCGCGGCCTGGACGCCGTGGTGGAAGACTGCGTGAACGCCGTGGGCGTGGACGTGAACACCGCGTCGGTGGCGCTGTTGGCACGTATCTCGGGGCTCAACGCGACCCTGGCGCAGAACATCGTTACCCACCGCGACGAGCACGGCGCCTTCAAGACCCGCGCGGCATTGAAGAAAGTCCCACGCCTGGGTGAAAAAACCTTCGAACAGGCCGCCGGCTTCCTGCGCGTCATGAACGGTGACAATCCGCTGGACTCGTCCGCGGTTCACCCCGAGGCCTATCCACTGGTGCAGCGGATCGCCGCGCAGACCGACCGCGACATCCGCTCGCTGATCGGCGACGCCGCGTTCCTCAAGCGCCTGGATCCAAAGAAGTTCACCGACGAGACCTTCGGCCTGCCCACCGTGACCGACATCCTCCAGGAACTGGAGAAACCCGGCCGCGACCCACGTCCTGAATTCAAGACCGCCGAGTTCCAGGAAGGCGTCGAAGACCTCAAGGACCTGCAACCGGGCATGATCCTCGAAGGCGTGGTGACCAACGTCACCAACTTCGGCGCCTTCGTCGACATCGGCGTGCACCAGGACGGCCTGGTGCACATCTCGGCCCTGTCCGAGAAGTTCATCAAGGACCCGCGCGAGGCCGTGAAAGCCGGTGACGTGGTAAAAGTAAAAGTCATGGAAGTCGACATCCCGCGCAAACGCGTCGGCCTGTCGATGCGCATGAGCGACACCCCGGGCGAGAAAATCGATGGGGCCCGTGGCGCGCGTCCGGGCTCGGCGCCGCGCCAGTCGCAGAACACCGCACCGCGCAAGGAAACCGCCACGGCCGCCCCGGCGAACAACGCCATGGCCTCGCTGTTCGCCAACGCCAAGCAATTGAAGAAACGCTGA